In Opitutus sp. ER46, the following are encoded in one genomic region:
- a CDS encoding glycosyl hydrolase, which translates to MPRSRLVRFSAALLCLILINFRLASAAADPTPAAFLTPAADARPGIWWFWGESVTTDHGITRDLEALQRAGFGSVVLYEQVFSDAPDALKSLSPEWLARVRFAAAECARLGLAFELNVGPGFVAGGPWITPELGMQRLVGTETTVEGGRTVALTLPQPASKLDYYRDVAVLAYPTPAALAGEVLPVPQRASFPAGVDLTTVFDAANGARVRLAPPANHAPVLIQLDYGAAVTLRSLTYSLRPNAKALVIATQVPTSWADDFYGENMRLNPPIGELEASTDGASWQRVCQLPAIGYQHDSWTQQTVAFPATTARYFRLNLHDWGRNERAKDDDLLLARVSLSSVARVDHWESKSGNVADFAAADRTPDYAPAETLDPTRVVDLTSRLAPDGKLSWDAPPGRWTIFRLGHTPTGAKTKHGRPESAGLECDKLSAAAARVQFEHYVGVILREIQAVPGARLASVTMDSNEHGAQNWTADFAAQFERRRGYPITRYLPAMLGRVVGSRAESDRFLHDVRRTIADLMSDEYFGGFQRLCHEHGLTLIAQAPGIATCLPSDNFQAKGRTDTPMGEFWMTQSDGTIDCKEAASAAHLYGLPVAAAEAFTGSRAEVHPAMMKPFADAALALGINRFVVLAYVHQPWDDRKPGVTEPRFYLPYQRHNTWWEDSAGFWATLTRSASVLRQGLPVSDVLYHLGSDTPAKIATWRMRPAPPDGYDYDVCTDDALIRRTSVRDGRIVLPDGMSYTLLVLAGGDRLSLAAARHLKALVVAGAVVLGPTKPVGSPSLGDAAAGDAEVRRIADELWGAGPLATRGVRQTGAGRVCWGQSPAAVLAALGVPRDFDAGGTDRLDVLHAHRRTTDREIYFIANHRAQPRHVTATFRVRGRTPQLWHPETGAITSPAAWRPTADGRTEVNLPLEAHASVFVVFGPTTGIAPAAVAPAQLVAERPVLQTLTGPWQVSFASAWGGPAETSFAELAPWNATADPGIRHYSGAAVYRKSFDAPATAAGRRVLLDLGDVAVLASVKLNGRDLGTVWKAPFAVDATAALQSGRNELEVRVVNTWVNRLIADAGLPANQRLTWTTDNPYRPTDSLVPSGLLGPVRLRLGDKRD; encoded by the coding sequence ATGCCAAGGTCCCGTTTGGTGCGCTTCAGCGCGGCCCTCCTCTGTCTCATCCTGATCAACTTCCGCCTCGCCTCGGCGGCGGCCGATCCGACGCCGGCCGCGTTTCTCACGCCGGCCGCCGACGCCCGGCCGGGCATCTGGTGGTTCTGGGGAGAGTCCGTCACGACCGACCACGGCATCACCCGCGACCTCGAAGCCCTGCAGCGCGCCGGCTTCGGCAGCGTCGTCCTTTACGAGCAAGTCTTCTCCGACGCACCCGACGCCCTGAAGAGCCTCTCGCCCGAGTGGCTCGCGCGCGTCCGCTTCGCCGCCGCCGAGTGCGCGCGGCTCGGCCTCGCATTCGAACTCAACGTCGGTCCGGGCTTCGTCGCCGGCGGCCCCTGGATCACGCCCGAACTCGGCATGCAGCGGCTCGTCGGCACCGAGACCACCGTCGAGGGCGGCCGCACGGTTGCCCTCACACTGCCGCAACCCGCCTCGAAACTGGACTACTACCGCGACGTCGCCGTCCTGGCCTACCCCACTCCCGCCGCGCTGGCCGGCGAGGTCCTGCCCGTGCCGCAGCGCGCGAGTTTCCCCGCCGGCGTCGATCTCACCACGGTCTTCGATGCCGCCAACGGCGCCCGCGTCCGCCTCGCTCCACCCGCCAACCACGCGCCCGTCCTGATCCAGCTCGACTACGGCGCCGCCGTCACGCTCCGCAGCCTCACCTACTCGCTCCGCCCCAACGCCAAGGCCCTCGTCATCGCCACGCAGGTGCCTACGTCCTGGGCCGACGATTTCTACGGCGAGAACATGCGGCTGAACCCGCCCATCGGCGAACTCGAGGCCAGCACGGACGGGGCGTCCTGGCAGCGCGTGTGCCAGTTGCCGGCGATCGGCTACCAGCACGATTCCTGGACCCAGCAGACCGTCGCCTTCCCGGCCACCACCGCCCGCTACTTCCGGCTCAACCTCCACGACTGGGGCCGCAACGAACGGGCCAAGGACGACGACCTCCTGCTCGCCCGCGTCTCACTCAGTTCCGTCGCCCGCGTGGATCACTGGGAATCGAAGTCCGGGAACGTCGCCGACTTCGCCGCCGCGGATCGCACCCCAGACTACGCTCCCGCCGAGACCCTCGACCCGACTCGCGTCGTCGACCTCACCAGCCGGCTCGCGCCCGACGGCAAACTCTCCTGGGACGCGCCGCCGGGCCGCTGGACCATCTTCCGCCTGGGTCACACGCCCACCGGCGCGAAGACGAAACACGGTCGTCCCGAGTCCGCCGGCCTCGAATGCGACAAGTTGAGCGCCGCCGCCGCCCGCGTGCAGTTCGAACACTATGTCGGCGTCATTCTGCGCGAAATCCAGGCCGTGCCGGGCGCCCGGCTGGCGAGCGTCACCATGGACAGCAACGAACACGGCGCGCAGAACTGGACGGCCGACTTCGCCGCGCAATTCGAGCGACGCCGCGGGTACCCGATCACCCGATACCTGCCCGCCATGCTCGGCCGTGTCGTCGGTTCGCGCGCGGAGTCGGACCGATTCCTCCACGATGTCCGCCGTACGATCGCCGACCTGATGAGCGACGAATATTTCGGCGGCTTCCAGCGCCTCTGCCACGAGCACGGCCTCACGCTCATCGCCCAGGCGCCCGGGATCGCGACCTGCCTGCCGAGCGACAATTTCCAGGCCAAGGGCCGCACCGACACCCCGATGGGCGAGTTCTGGATGACACAGAGCGACGGCACCATCGACTGCAAGGAAGCCGCCAGCGCCGCCCACCTCTACGGGTTGCCTGTCGCCGCCGCCGAGGCCTTCACCGGCAGCCGCGCCGAGGTGCACCCCGCGATGATGAAGCCCTTCGCCGACGCCGCGCTCGCGCTCGGCATTAACCGCTTTGTCGTCCTCGCGTACGTGCACCAGCCGTGGGACGACCGGAAGCCCGGCGTGACCGAGCCGCGTTTCTACCTGCCGTACCAGCGGCATAACACGTGGTGGGAGGACAGCGCCGGCTTCTGGGCCACGCTCACGCGTTCGGCCTCCGTCCTGCGCCAGGGCCTGCCGGTGAGCGACGTCCTGTATCATCTCGGCAGCGACACGCCCGCCAAGATCGCCACCTGGCGCATGCGTCCCGCGCCGCCCGACGGCTACGACTACGACGTCTGCACCGATGACGCGCTCATTCGCCGCACGTCGGTCCGCGATGGACGCATCGTCCTCCCCGATGGCATGAGCTACACGTTGCTCGTGCTGGCGGGCGGCGACCGGCTCAGCCTCGCCGCCGCCCGCCATCTGAAAGCGCTCGTCGTCGCCGGCGCGGTCGTGCTCGGCCCGACCAAACCCGTCGGTTCGCCCAGTCTCGGCGACGCCGCCGCCGGCGATGCGGAAGTGCGCCGGATCGCCGACGAACTCTGGGGCGCCGGTCCACTCGCGACCCGCGGCGTGCGCCAGACGGGCGCCGGCCGCGTGTGCTGGGGACAGTCTCCCGCCGCGGTGCTCGCCGCTCTCGGCGTGCCCCGCGACTTCGACGCCGGCGGGACCGACCGGCTCGACGTGCTCCACGCGCATCGGCGGACCACCGACCGCGAGATCTACTTTATCGCGAACCACCGCGCGCAGCCGCGGCACGTGACCGCCACCTTCCGCGTGCGCGGCCGCACGCCGCAGCTCTGGCATCCTGAGACCGGCGCGATCACTTCCCCCGCGGCATGGCGGCCGACCGCCGACGGCCGCACCGAGGTGAACCTGCCGCTGGAAGCGCACGCATCGGTTTTCGTTGTGTTCGGCCCCACGACCGGCATCGCGCCGGCAGCGGTCGCGCCTGCTCAACTCGTCGCCGAGCGTCCCGTGCTCCAGACGCTCACCGGTCCCTGGCAGGTCTCCTTTGCGTCCGCCTGGGGCGGCCCCGCCGAAACCTCCTTCGCCGAGCTGGCGCCCTGGAACGCCACCGCCGATCCCGGAATCCGCCACTACTCCGGCGCGGCCGTGTATCGAAAGTCTTTTGACGCGCCCGCCACCGCCGCCGGCCGCCGCGTGCTCCTCGATCTCGGCGACGTGGCCGTCCTCGCCTCGGTCAAGCTCAACGGCCGCGATCTCGGCACGGTGTGGAAGGCTCCGTTCGCCGTCGACGCGACCGCCGCCCTGCAATCTGGTCGCAACGAACTCGAAGTCCGCGTCGTAAACACCTGGGTCAACCGGCTGATCGCCGACGCGGGCCTCCCCGCGAACCAGCGCCTCACCTGGACGACCGACAATCCGTACCGCCCGACCGACTCCCTCGTCCCCTCCGGCCTCCTCGGCCCCGTCCGTCTGCGCCTAGGCGACAAGAGGGATTGA
- a CDS encoding MoaD/ThiS family protein: MIRVVLPFHLRNLAGVSGELALDVAAPVTLRAVVDAVEARYPVLRGTIRDHASGKRRTLVRFFVCREDWSARPPETELPAEIVSGREPLLIVGAMAGG; the protein is encoded by the coding sequence ATGATCCGGGTCGTGCTGCCGTTTCACTTGCGCAATCTCGCCGGGGTGTCGGGCGAGTTGGCGTTGGACGTCGCGGCGCCGGTGACGTTGCGGGCGGTGGTTGACGCGGTGGAGGCGCGCTACCCGGTCCTGCGCGGGACGATTCGCGACCACGCGAGCGGCAAGCGACGCACGCTGGTGCGGTTCTTCGTGTGTCGCGAGGACTGGTCGGCGCGGCCGCCGGAGACGGAGTTGCCGGCGGAAATCGTCAGCGGCCGCGAACCGCTGCTGATCGTCGGCGCGATGGCGGGCGGATAG
- a CDS encoding sugar-binding domain-containing protein produces MSLAGAWRVALDRDRRGRDQRWPAAALPGDTTLTLPGSVQENRLGDPIGVDTPWTGGIFDRAYFTAPEYAPYRQSDNIKIPFWLQPATHFVGHVWYQREIDLPAAWVGRQVWLTLERPHWKTALWLDDEEIGTNSANSVPHRYALGLLRTSGRRRLTILVDNTLDPDVGENAHSVSDHTQGNWNGIVGRIELSATEAVWFDDVQVAPRLADRTVVVRGQLGRAENQPWPVRIQLASPGAPAVLDVPVAADGRFAAEYAFPAGAAAWDEFTPALHTLTVSMPNGESREVAFGFRQIATDGRQLRFNGRRLFLRGALDCAAFPRTGHPPTRVADWKRQLEVIKAHGLNHVRFHSWCPPEAAFVAADELGLYVQVEVASWPNWSTTLGDGKPVDAWLEAETARILRVYGNHPSFVILCACNEPEGPHHKAWLGAWVARHRAADPRRLYTAGAGWPEIPANDFHISPEPRIQHWLEGLASRLNARAPETRTDYTDYIQPRDRPVVAHEIGQWCAYPNFAERAKYTGYLQPRNFEIFQASLAAHGLADQADAFVAASGKLQTLCYKEDIESALRTPGMGGFQLLGLADFPGQGTALVGVLDAFWESKGYVTPAAYRRFCASTVPLARLDRRVFTTDEHLIADVEVAHFGAAPLPGVSAEWSLQADDGRTVAQGRFAPRDVAVGAGQRLGRIDLPCADLPAPARYRLEVRLPGTDFANDWEVWVYPRPADVAVAVPAGIEVVTQLDAATQARLAAGATVWLMLPPDRVAPDPVKGPIALGFSSIFWNTAWTNGQAPHTLGVLCDPAHPALAQFPTDAYSNWQWWYPLRHAAPMVLDSLPRDLRPTVQVIDDWFTNRKLALGFEARVGRGKLLVTSIALHDAALDPVRRQLRASLLAYLASPAFAPTVEVTPAQVQQVIKGDLTRSSAVAP; encoded by the coding sequence GTGTCGCTCGCCGGCGCCTGGCGCGTCGCGCTCGATCGCGACCGCCGGGGACGCGACCAACGCTGGCCGGCCGCCGCGCTGCCCGGCGATACCACACTTACCCTCCCGGGCAGCGTGCAGGAGAACCGGCTCGGCGACCCGATCGGCGTCGATACGCCCTGGACCGGTGGGATCTTCGACCGCGCCTACTTCACCGCGCCCGAGTACGCGCCGTACCGCCAGTCCGACAACATCAAGATTCCGTTCTGGCTGCAGCCCGCCACGCACTTCGTCGGTCACGTGTGGTACCAGCGCGAGATCGACCTGCCCGCGGCCTGGGTCGGCCGCCAAGTGTGGCTCACCCTCGAGCGGCCCCACTGGAAGACCGCGTTGTGGCTCGACGACGAGGAGATCGGCACCAACTCGGCAAACTCCGTGCCGCATCGCTACGCGCTCGGCCTGCTGCGGACGTCCGGCCGGCGCCGGCTCACGATCCTCGTCGACAACACCCTCGATCCCGACGTCGGCGAAAACGCCCACAGCGTCTCCGATCACACGCAGGGCAACTGGAACGGGATCGTCGGGCGGATCGAGCTCTCGGCTACGGAGGCTGTCTGGTTCGACGACGTTCAGGTCGCGCCTCGCCTCGCCGATCGCACCGTCGTCGTGCGCGGCCAGCTCGGCCGCGCGGAGAACCAGCCCTGGCCCGTCCGCATCCAGCTCGCCTCGCCCGGCGCCCCCGCGGTGCTCGACGTGCCGGTGGCCGCCGACGGCCGTTTCGCCGCGGAATACGCCTTCCCCGCCGGGGCCGCCGCGTGGGACGAGTTCACCCCCGCGTTGCACACGCTCACTGTGTCCATGCCCAACGGCGAAAGCCGCGAAGTCGCCTTCGGCTTCCGGCAGATCGCGACCGACGGCCGGCAGCTCCGGTTCAACGGGCGCCGCCTCTTTCTGCGCGGCGCCCTCGATTGCGCGGCCTTCCCGCGCACCGGACATCCGCCGACCCGCGTCGCGGACTGGAAGCGCCAGCTCGAAGTGATCAAGGCGCACGGGCTGAACCATGTGCGCTTTCACTCCTGGTGTCCGCCCGAGGCCGCGTTCGTCGCCGCCGACGAGCTGGGCCTGTACGTGCAGGTCGAGGTGGCCTCGTGGCCGAACTGGTCGACGACCCTCGGTGACGGCAAGCCGGTCGATGCCTGGCTCGAGGCCGAGACCGCGCGCATCCTGCGCGTCTACGGCAACCACCCGTCCTTCGTCATCCTCTGCGCGTGCAACGAGCCCGAAGGTCCCCACCACAAGGCGTGGCTCGGCGCCTGGGTTGCACGCCACCGCGCGGCCGACCCGCGCCGCCTTTACACTGCCGGCGCCGGCTGGCCCGAGATCCCCGCCAACGATTTCCACATCAGCCCGGAGCCGCGCATCCAGCACTGGCTCGAGGGCCTCGCCTCCCGCCTCAACGCCCGCGCCCCCGAGACCCGCACCGACTACACCGACTACATCCAGCCCCGCGACCGGCCCGTCGTCGCCCACGAGATCGGCCAGTGGTGCGCGTACCCCAATTTCGCCGAGCGGGCGAAGTACACGGGCTACCTGCAGCCGCGAAACTTCGAGATCTTCCAGGCCTCTCTCGCCGCGCACGGGCTCGCCGACCAGGCCGACGCCTTCGTTGCCGCCTCTGGGAAACTCCAGACGCTCTGCTACAAGGAGGACATCGAGTCCGCCTTGCGCACGCCTGGCATGGGTGGCTTTCAGCTCCTCGGGCTCGCGGATTTTCCCGGCCAGGGCACGGCCCTCGTCGGCGTGCTCGATGCGTTCTGGGAATCCAAGGGCTATGTCACGCCCGCGGCGTATCGCCGTTTCTGCGCCAGCACCGTCCCGCTCGCGCGGCTCGACCGGCGCGTCTTCACGACCGACGAGCACCTCATTGCCGATGTCGAGGTCGCGCACTTCGGCGCCGCCCCGCTGCCCGGCGTGTCCGCCGAATGGAGTCTGCAGGCGGACGACGGCCGCACTGTCGCGCAGGGCCGGTTCGCCCCTCGCGACGTCGCCGTGGGCGCCGGCCAAAGGCTCGGCCGGATCGACCTCCCCTGCGCCGACCTGCCGGCCCCCGCGCGCTATCGACTGGAGGTCCGCCTCCCGGGCACGGACTTCGCCAACGACTGGGAGGTCTGGGTGTATCCACGTCCTGCTGACGTCGCAGTCGCCGTGCCCGCCGGCATCGAGGTTGTCACGCAGCTCGACGCCGCCACGCAGGCGCGCCTCGCGGCCGGCGCGACGGTTTGGCTGATGCTGCCGCCTGACCGCGTCGCGCCCGACCCGGTGAAAGGCCCCATCGCGCTCGGCTTCTCCAGCATCTTCTGGAACACCGCGTGGACGAACGGCCAGGCGCCGCACACCCTCGGCGTGCTCTGCGATCCCGCGCATCCAGCCCTGGCACAGTTCCCGACCGACGCGTATTCCAACTGGCAATGGTGGTACCCGCTGCGCCACGCCGCGCCGATGGTCCTCGACTCCCTCCCGCGCGACCTCCGGCCAACGGTCCAGGTCATCGACGACTGGTTCACCAACCGAAAGCTCGCCCTCGGCTTCGAGGCGCGCGTCGGCCGGGGAAAACTCCTCGTGACCAGCATCGCCCTGCACGACGCCGCGCTCGATCCCGTGCGCCGCCAGCTGCGCGCCAGCCTGCTCGCCTACCTCGCGAGCCCCGCCTTCGCGCCGACGGTGGAAGTCACGCCCGCCCAGGTTCAGCAGGTAATCAAAGGCGACCTCACGCGCTCCTCCGCAGTGGCTCCGTAA
- a CDS encoding sialidase family protein translates to MSRVRLLVGTKKGAFVLTSDGARRDWRVAGPHFAGWEVYHLKGSPADSNRIYASQSSSWFGQVIQRSDDGGETWQTPGSSAADLAGANGFPRGESNKFTYVGHVGTHLWYDGSQHPWEFKRVWHVEPSLTDPDVAYAGVEDAALFRTDDGGKTWAELPGLRGAKGDLWQPGAGGLAVHTILLDPRRNGRLYVAISAAGVFRSDDHGATWKPVNRGLKSLWELPDPDAAVGHCVHRIALHAARPDVLFMQKHWDVMRSDDAGEMWREVSGNLPSDFGFPIDVHTHEPDTVYVVPIKSDSEHYPPEGKLRVYRSKTGGNEWEPLTRGLPQRDCYVNVLRDAMAVDALDPCGVYFGTTGGQVYGSADAGDTWTPIVRDLPPVYSVEAQVLP, encoded by the coding sequence ATGAGCAGAGTACGTCTTCTGGTCGGCACGAAGAAGGGCGCGTTCGTGCTGACGTCCGACGGCGCGCGGCGCGACTGGCGCGTCGCCGGCCCGCATTTCGCGGGCTGGGAGGTCTATCACCTGAAGGGTTCCCCGGCGGATTCGAACCGGATCTACGCGTCGCAGTCCAGCAGCTGGTTCGGTCAGGTCATCCAGCGTTCCGACGACGGCGGGGAAACCTGGCAAACGCCGGGCAGCAGTGCGGCGGACCTCGCCGGGGCGAACGGCTTCCCACGCGGGGAGAGCAACAAATTCACGTATGTCGGCCACGTCGGGACGCATCTTTGGTACGACGGCAGCCAGCATCCCTGGGAGTTCAAGCGCGTGTGGCACGTGGAGCCGTCGCTGACGGACCCCGACGTGGCGTACGCGGGCGTCGAGGATGCAGCGCTGTTTCGGACCGACGACGGCGGCAAGACCTGGGCGGAGCTGCCGGGCCTGCGCGGCGCGAAAGGCGACCTTTGGCAACCCGGCGCAGGCGGACTCGCGGTGCACACGATCCTGCTCGACCCGAGGCGGAACGGGCGGCTGTACGTGGCGATCTCGGCCGCGGGGGTGTTTCGGAGTGATGACCACGGCGCGACGTGGAAGCCGGTGAATCGCGGGCTGAAGTCGCTCTGGGAGCTGCCGGATCCCGATGCGGCGGTCGGGCATTGCGTGCACCGGATCGCGCTGCACGCGGCGCGGCCGGACGTGTTGTTCATGCAGAAGCACTGGGACGTGATGCGGTCCGACGACGCTGGCGAGATGTGGCGCGAGGTGAGTGGCAACCTGCCGAGCGATTTCGGGTTTCCGATCGATGTGCACACGCACGAGCCGGACACGGTGTACGTGGTGCCGATCAAGAGCGACTCGGAGCACTACCCGCCGGAGGGGAAACTGCGCGTGTATCGCTCGAAGACGGGCGGCAACGAATGGGAGCCGCTCACGCGCGGGCTGCCGCAGCGTGACTGCTACGTGAACGTGCTGCGCGACGCCATGGCGGTGGATGCGCTCGATCCCTGTGGCGTGTACTTCGGCACGACGGGTGGGCAGGTGTACGGCTCGGCGGACGCCGGCGACACCTGGACGCCGATCGTGCGCGATCTACCGCCGGTGTACTCGGTGGAGGCGCAGGTGCTGCCATGA
- a CDS encoding AraC family transcriptional regulator, with protein MNGTRIRRHGFAGQHLVVVPDPVRRQARDHPLLQGLHVTDAGYFPRATSHRVERPLGAATDLIIACLQGEGWVRTPERSEPVHPGDVVWLAADHAHAYGAAETDPWTIVWVHSAGDELPHWRRELGWGAGDALGTLHVTANRVPELGLDQAYHVLEHGYSVPHMLAAAAALRTAFCTLLELRQDGGAPRSAAERITRVRDQLLRTSARNYRLDELAAAAGLSVPHFSLLFRKQTGFAPIDFLIRQRIRAACQLLDTTPISVAAIAEQVGFQDPYYFSRCFRRVMGRSPLAYRKAVKA; from the coding sequence ATGAACGGCACCCGGATTCGGCGGCACGGCTTTGCAGGCCAGCACCTCGTGGTGGTGCCCGATCCCGTGCGCCGACAGGCGCGCGATCACCCGCTGCTGCAAGGGCTCCATGTCACCGACGCCGGCTACTTTCCCCGGGCCACCAGCCACCGGGTGGAACGGCCGCTCGGCGCGGCGACCGACCTGATTATCGCCTGCCTGCAGGGCGAGGGCTGGGTGCGCACGCCGGAACGCTCGGAACCCGTCCACCCCGGCGACGTCGTCTGGCTCGCCGCCGACCACGCCCACGCCTACGGCGCCGCCGAGACCGATCCGTGGACCATCGTCTGGGTTCACTCCGCCGGCGATGAGCTGCCGCATTGGCGCCGGGAGCTCGGCTGGGGCGCGGGTGACGCCCTGGGCACCTTGCATGTCACCGCCAACCGCGTGCCCGAACTCGGGCTCGATCAGGCGTACCACGTGCTCGAACACGGCTACTCCGTCCCGCACATGCTCGCGGCCGCGGCCGCCCTGCGCACCGCCTTCTGCACGCTTCTGGAATTGCGCCAGGACGGCGGCGCCCCCCGCTCCGCCGCCGAGCGCATCACCCGCGTGCGCGACCAGCTCCTACGCACGTCCGCGCGCAATTACCGCCTCGACGAGCTCGCCGCCGCCGCCGGCCTGAGCGTGCCGCACTTCTCCCTCCTGTTCCGCAAGCAGACTGGCTTTGCGCCGATCGACTTTCTGATCCGCCAGCGCATCCGCGCCGCGTGCCAGTTGCTCGACACCACCCCGATCTCGGTCGCCGCGATCGCGGAACAGGTTGGCTTTCAGGATCCATACTACTTCAGCCGCTGCTTCCGGCGCGTCATGGGCCGGTCGCCGCTCGCCTACCGCAAGGCCGTCAAGGCCTGA